From one Oxobacter pfennigii genomic stretch:
- a CDS encoding AAA family ATPase, producing MDIITLRKALESENYIFDEEFLVTVYVALKLEKPLLIEGAAGVGKTEVAKVLASVFKSELIRLQCYEGLDESKALYEWNYQKQLLSIQLNINNENNASNNSGKKEVEQLFSREFLLERPLIKAINSPEKCVLLIDEIDKTDEEFEAFLLEILSDFQVSIPELGTIKAKNKPIVILTSNNNRPLSDALKRRCAYLYIDYPDVEKEAAIINAKIPGVTAKLSKEAAAAVAFLRGNNKILKKPSIAETLDWVSALMALGKNCLDADGADKTLGFILKNSEDIFEFRKDGGFDGFFDEKHN from the coding sequence ATGGATATAATCACATTACGTAAAGCCCTTGAGTCGGAAAATTATATATTCGACGAGGAATTTTTGGTTACGGTATATGTTGCATTGAAGCTTGAAAAACCCCTTTTGATAGAAGGAGCTGCCGGCGTAGGAAAAACTGAGGTGGCAAAGGTTTTAGCATCGGTTTTTAAAAGCGAACTGATAAGGCTTCAGTGCTATGAAGGCTTGGATGAATCCAAGGCTTTATATGAATGGAATTATCAAAAACAGCTTTTGAGCATACAGCTAAACATCAATAACGAGAATAATGCTTCGAATAATTCCGGCAAAAAAGAGGTTGAGCAATTATTTTCAAGGGAGTTTCTTTTAGAGAGGCCTCTTATAAAAGCTATCAACAGTCCGGAAAAATGCGTTCTTTTAATTGATGAAATAGATAAAACAGATGAAGAATTTGAAGCCTTTCTTTTGGAAATTTTATCGGATTTTCAAGTATCAATACCCGAGCTTGGAACAATTAAGGCAAAAAATAAGCCTATAGTAATATTGACCAGCAACAATAACCGCCCTTTATCCGATGCATTAAAAAGAAGGTGCGCCTATCTTTATATTGATTATCCCGATGTTGAAAAAGAAGCAGCTATTATAAATGCAAAAATACCGGGAGTGACTGCCAAGCTTTCAAAGGAAGCTGCAGCGGCAGTTGCCTTTTTAAGGGGAAACAATAAAATTTTAAAAAAGCCTTCTATAGCAGAGACTCTGGATTGGGTGTCCGCATTAATGGCCTTGGGCAAGAACTGTTTGGATGCGGATGGAGCCGATAAGACATTGGGATTTATACTTAAAAACAGCGAAGATATTTTTGAATTCCGGAAGGATGGCGGATTTGATGGATTCTTTGACGAAAAACATAATTGA
- a CDS encoding VWA domain-containing protein — MDSLTKNIIEFADVLRIAGVRLSTSEVIDSITSLRYIDILDKKSVKTALSSCMAKGEEERNIFSEAFDKFFIPLDERLQYLESKSAKIEEIRAQITQEAAELKFNGAPINLPDELKEVYYNLPMEEKHSIKAFIEKSFSGMEGLAGPRLLMENMVKGKLNNLRQNLSSDDYKDWKSYENALSDAGLIAGEVIEDIQNKDSLLYKNIGDIKEEEIPKVIMLIKQIAEKLRRNIRRRELMVKRKSKPDLRRTIRDSLSTGGVLFNIKYKAKSRKKNKLLVLCDVSASMYRFSGFAMQFILGMHMNSSIADTYIFSEFAEHINITAAENPNSFERKIKESKAWRKGTNIYNALDYILNSRFVRLNSSTIVIILSDAKTLDAANASDSLKLLDGKVKRIIWLNPLSEKEWSKIPSLVNFIRYSTMLDCSNIERLAKACSMI, encoded by the coding sequence ATGGATTCTTTGACGAAAAACATAATTGAGTTTGCGGATGTCTTAAGGATAGCGGGTGTGAGGCTGAGTACATCCGAGGTCATTGATTCAATAACAAGCCTTAGATATATTGATATTTTGGATAAGAAAAGCGTGAAGACAGCACTGTCGTCCTGCATGGCCAAGGGGGAGGAGGAGAGGAATATATTTTCCGAAGCCTTTGATAAGTTCTTTATCCCTTTGGATGAAAGGCTGCAATACTTAGAGAGCAAGTCTGCCAAAATAGAGGAAATAAGAGCCCAAATCACACAGGAGGCAGCCGAGCTTAAATTTAACGGAGCTCCCATCAATTTGCCTGATGAACTCAAAGAGGTGTATTATAACCTTCCCATGGAAGAAAAACACAGTATAAAAGCCTTTATCGAGAAGTCCTTCTCAGGAATGGAAGGCCTGGCAGGTCCTCGGCTTCTAATGGAGAATATGGTGAAGGGTAAGCTTAACAACCTGAGACAGAATTTAAGCTCCGATGATTATAAAGATTGGAAGTCTTATGAGAACGCCCTGTCTGATGCAGGCCTTATTGCAGGAGAAGTTATTGAAGACATACAAAATAAAGACAGCCTCCTATATAAAAATATAGGTGATATAAAAGAGGAAGAAATACCTAAAGTTATAATGCTTATTAAGCAAATAGCAGAGAAGCTCAGAAGAAATATAAGAAGGCGTGAGCTTATGGTGAAGAGAAAATCCAAACCCGACCTTAGAAGAACCATAAGAGACAGCTTAAGTACCGGCGGTGTGCTTTTTAATATAAAATACAAAGCCAAGTCCAGGAAAAAGAACAAGCTTCTTGTTTTATGCGATGTATCGGCATCAATGTACAGGTTCTCGGGCTTTGCCATGCAGTTTATATTGGGAATGCATATGAATTCCTCCATTGCAGACACTTATATTTTCTCCGAATTTGCTGAACACATAAACATAACTGCTGCTGAAAACCCAAACAGCTTTGAAAGGAAAATCAAGGAGAGCAAAGCCTGGAGAAAGGGCACAAATATTTACAATGCCCTTGATTATATTTTAAATTCCAGATTTGTCCGTCTAAATTCCTCCACCATTGTCATAATTTTAAGCGATGCCAAGACTCTTGATGCGGCAAATGCCTCCGACAGTCTCAAACTCCTTGATGGAAAGGTAAAAAGGATAATATGGCTGAACCCTCTCTCCGAAAAGGAATGGTCCAAAATACCCAGCCTTGTTAACTTCATCCGCTACAGCACCATGCTGGACTGCAGCAATATAGAAAGGCTGGCTAAAGCCTGCAGTATGATTTAG
- a CDS encoding CooT family nickel-binding protein, translating into MCESNVYLIDENGRESLFFESVDRLIPQEDGLLLENIFGQKKLIKAKIKELALVRHKIILEK; encoded by the coding sequence ATGTGTGAATCCAACGTTTATCTGATTGATGAGAATGGCCGTGAATCCCTGTTTTTTGAAAGTGTGGACAGATTGATTCCCCAGGAGGACGGGTTGCTTCTTGAAAATATATTTGGACAGAAGAAACTTATCAAGGCAAAAATAAAAGAATTAGCCTTAGTTAGACATAAAATCATACTTGAAAAGTAG
- a CDS encoding DUF3786 domain-containing protein produces the protein MESNLMNAYLTAYKIACHQFKERSYEEIALNSNSTYDANKNSIQLKYLNKEYIIDCSTGEIYMAEGNSEVPVTVKVLILHYLLHSKSALLKGKTISFKEVQGGGAIYYQAFSKRAVAPMIKTFANNPEGLYKASERLDGTIEKFGHGSVTLKIFPMVPVTYVIWQGDDEVPPSGTILFDESVENFLPVEDIVLAASYGVYEMIKLAKS, from the coding sequence ATGGAATCTAATTTAATGAATGCATACCTGACTGCATATAAGATAGCCTGTCATCAATTCAAAGAAAGAAGTTATGAAGAAATTGCACTGAATTCCAATTCCACTTACGATGCAAATAAGAATTCCATACAATTGAAATACCTGAACAAAGAATATATAATAGATTGCTCAACAGGCGAAATATATATGGCAGAAGGGAACAGCGAAGTACCTGTAACCGTAAAAGTTCTTATACTCCACTATCTGCTCCATTCTAAGAGTGCGCTCTTAAAGGGTAAAACAATATCCTTTAAAGAAGTACAGGGAGGAGGGGCCATATATTATCAGGCTTTTAGTAAAAGAGCCGTGGCGCCCATGATTAAGACTTTTGCAAATAATCCGGAAGGCTTATACAAAGCCTCGGAAAGGCTTGATGGCACGATAGAAAAATTCGGCCATGGAAGTGTGACATTGAAGATTTTTCCCATGGTACCCGTCACTTATGTTATCTGGCAGGGAGATGATGAGGTGCCTCCCTCAGGAACAATACTCTTTGACGAGTCGGTAGAAAACTTTTTGCCCGTTGAAGATATAGTCCTTGCAGCGAGTTATGGCGTATACGAAATGATAAAACTTGCGAAATCGTAA
- a CDS encoding AAA family ATPase: protein MKIAVSGKGGVGKTTVSANLAKLFAQKGYNVYAVDADPDSSLGLALGIDETELSKIKPIIDMRDDISKIAGDGAMYTLNPAVNDLADKFSINIDGIKFLRMGGIKQGGSDCYCKENTFLKAIVNSLLLDTNDVVILDMGAGIEHLTRGTSKGVDLMIIVTEPGKSSVQTARIVENLAKDLMVKDIKFIANKVRTPKEEEFIKVNFKPEELLGVIHYDEVISEKSMGIIENSLQIDNQEIKKILNKIVC, encoded by the coding sequence ATGAAGATTGCAGTATCGGGTAAAGGCGGAGTAGGAAAAACCACAGTATCAGCAAATCTTGCAAAATTGTTTGCACAAAAAGGATACAATGTTTATGCAGTAGACGCAGATCCTGACAGCAGTTTAGGCCTGGCTTTGGGAATAGATGAAACAGAATTAAGCAAAATCAAGCCCATCATAGACATGAGGGATGACATAAGCAAAATAGCCGGAGACGGTGCGATGTATACTTTAAACCCCGCTGTTAACGACTTGGCTGATAAATTCAGCATAAATATCGACGGCATAAAATTTTTAAGGATGGGCGGAATCAAGCAGGGAGGCTCCGATTGCTACTGCAAGGAGAATACTTTCTTAAAAGCCATAGTCAATTCACTTCTTTTAGATACAAATGACGTAGTAATTCTTGATATGGGCGCAGGTATAGAGCATTTAACAAGAGGGACTTCCAAAGGCGTCGACCTTATGATTATAGTTACCGAGCCAGGAAAATCAAGCGTTCAGACTGCAAGAATAGTAGAAAACCTGGCAAAAGACCTGATGGTTAAAGATATAAAATTCATTGCCAACAAAGTAAGGACGCCAAAGGAAGAAGAGTTCATCAAAGTAAATTTCAAGCCTGAAGAACTGTTAGGTGTCATCCACTACGACGAAGTAATCTCGGAAAAATCCATGGGAATTATAGAGAATTCCCTACAAATCGACAATCAGGAAATTAAAAAAATTCTTAATAAAATTGTATGTTGA
- the cooS gene encoding anaerobic carbon-monoxide dehydrogenase catalytic subunit, with translation MSTQEINRRTVDPAAAEMLEYAESAKMSTAWDRYKAQQPQCKFGLTGVCCRICIQGPCRIIPTKAGMDKGICGADVYTIVARNLVRYIAGGASAHSDHGREIAYTLLAVAEGHAPDYKITDKDKLMRVAKRVGVETEGREVLEIAKDVAIKALEDFGKYDHDPCTWLYTTIDEERKAKFKQTTIAPTAIDRSIAQLLHQTHIGVDADPVNIIFGGLRAALSDYTGMSLATDITDILFGTPVPVLTEANLGVLDPEKINIAVHGHNPLLSQMVVYAARELEAEAKAAGAKGINLVGICCTGNEVLMREGVPTATNFGSQELAIMTGVLDTMIMDVQCIAPGVKDICDCFHTLLVSTSNIAKIPGSYHVEFKEATAMEDAKKIIKLAIEQYAKRKPELVKIPPYKKQVVGGFSFEAMMDLFGKINPDSPISVLTDAIMAGEIKGVCAFAGCNNQKTVHDDPGLTIARELAKRDIFMVSTGCMAGAFAKAGYLSSEGVEAYAGPGLKKFIKRLEENSGLKASLPLVFHMGSCVDNSRIANLWTAMAQNLGITVPQLPFAASAPEAMSEKAISIGSWVISMGIPTHVGVLPPLEGSELVYGVATQIAKDVFGGYFMFETDPMKAAEIIAEKIEKRAWKLKILKETAEKYNSSLALVYEA, from the coding sequence ATGTCAACACAAGAAATCAACAGACGGACTGTTGACCCGGCTGCCGCGGAGATGCTGGAATATGCTGAGTCTGCAAAGATGAGCACAGCCTGGGACAGGTATAAAGCTCAACAACCCCAGTGTAAATTTGGTTTAACAGGTGTTTGCTGCCGTATCTGCATTCAGGGACCGTGCAGGATAATACCTACAAAAGCTGGTATGGACAAAGGTATATGCGGTGCCGATGTATATACTATAGTTGCCAGAAATCTTGTAAGATATATCGCTGGCGGAGCTTCTGCCCATTCTGACCACGGCAGAGAGATTGCATATACGCTTCTTGCAGTCGCTGAAGGACATGCTCCGGATTATAAAATTACCGATAAAGATAAGCTCATGAGAGTTGCTAAGAGAGTCGGAGTTGAAACTGAAGGAAGAGAAGTGCTTGAAATAGCAAAAGATGTTGCGATAAAAGCATTAGAAGATTTCGGCAAATATGATCATGATCCATGCACATGGCTTTATACTACTATTGATGAAGAAAGAAAAGCTAAATTTAAACAGACAACTATAGCTCCAACTGCTATAGACAGGTCAATTGCTCAGTTACTGCACCAGACTCACATAGGAGTTGACGCAGACCCTGTAAATATAATATTCGGAGGATTAAGGGCTGCACTTTCTGATTACACAGGAATGAGCCTTGCGACAGATATTACTGATATACTTTTCGGAACTCCTGTACCCGTATTGACAGAAGCCAACCTTGGCGTTCTGGACCCGGAAAAGATTAATATAGCCGTCCATGGACACAACCCGCTTTTAAGCCAGATGGTAGTTTATGCTGCAAGGGAACTTGAAGCTGAAGCAAAAGCTGCTGGAGCAAAGGGAATTAACCTTGTAGGTATCTGCTGTACAGGTAATGAAGTTTTAATGAGAGAAGGGGTTCCTACTGCAACCAACTTCGGTTCACAGGAACTGGCGATCATGACAGGCGTACTGGATACAATGATTATGGACGTACAATGTATTGCACCGGGAGTTAAGGATATCTGCGACTGCTTCCATACTTTGCTTGTTTCAACATCAAATATTGCAAAGATTCCAGGCTCATATCACGTGGAATTTAAAGAAGCAACTGCAATGGAAGATGCAAAGAAAATCATAAAGCTTGCAATAGAACAATATGCAAAGAGAAAACCCGAACTTGTAAAGATACCGCCATATAAAAAACAGGTCGTAGGCGGATTCAGTTTTGAAGCAATGATGGACTTATTCGGAAAGATAAACCCTGATTCACCTATAAGCGTTTTGACCGATGCTATAATGGCAGGAGAAATAAAAGGTGTCTGTGCCTTTGCCGGATGTAACAACCAAAAGACGGTACACGATGATCCAGGACTGACTATAGCCAGGGAACTTGCTAAGAGGGATATATTCATGGTTTCAACAGGATGTATGGCCGGCGCTTTTGCAAAAGCCGGATATCTTTCATCAGAAGGCGTTGAAGCTTATGCAGGACCGGGACTTAAAAAATTCATAAAAAGGCTGGAAGAAAATTCAGGGCTCAAAGCATCACTTCCATTGGTATTCCATATGGGTTCCTGTGTTGATAATTCACGTATAGCAAACTTATGGACCGCTATGGCACAAAACCTTGGTATTACTGTACCGCAACTTCCTTTTGCTGCAAGCGCTCCGGAAGCCATGTCAGAAAAAGCTATTTCAATAGGTTCATGGGTTATATCCATGGGCATACCGACACACGTTGGGGTATTGCCTCCTCTTGAAGGAAGCGAACTTGTATACGGAGTTGCTACTCAGATAGCTAAAGACGTATTCGGCGGCTACTTCATGTTCGAGACCGATCCTATGAAAGCTGCTGAAATAATAGCTGAAAAGATTGAGAAGAGAGCATGGAAGCTTAAGATACTAAAAGAGACAGCTGAAAAATACAACAGCAGTCTTGCATTAGTATACGAAGCTTAA
- the acsB gene encoding acetyl-CoA decarbonylase/synthase complex subunit alpha/beta, whose product MANKLLKQAFDGAVIATSYAEILLDQAIKEYGEDTPVCYPDTAYKLPVITALSGEDVKTLKDLVPILNRVRNAYVKQDLTFEGGRLNGEAACYSAEIIEALRYLNGANPHVEPWTGFLTDPILRKFGVPLVDLTIPGVAVILGKAKDSKSAAKIVKDLQSKGIMLMLCNEVIEQLLEENVKLGIDYIAFPLGNFTQIIHAVNFALRAGLAFGGIAPGKRQEQLDYQKRRVMAFVLALGELDEVRVAAGLGAINLGFPVISDQKLEDEIPDWFVSEPDYDKIVNFALELRGIKLKIVDIPVPITIGPAFEGETIRRADTYVEFGGGKTTAYELVKMVGADEIEDGKITVVGPEIDDIEEGSRLPIGTYVKIYGRKMQSDFEGVLERRLHYFTNYGEGLWHVAQRDNAWIRISKDAKAKGFKFKHFGEILIAKFKSEFPAIVDRVEVVIYTDQAKVDETIKEARAIYARRDERLKGLTDESVEEFYSCTLCQSFAPNHVCVVSPERVGLCGAVSWLDAKASFEINPTGPNSPIKKEGTIDENKGMWQSVNEFVYNHSNRNLDTVALYTFMDTPMTSCGCFEAILAILPEANGLMITTREHSGMTPCGMSFSTLAGTVGGGTQSPGFMGVGRRYILSKKFIKADGGLGRIVWMPKELKEYLKDEFVKRSVEEGLGEDFIDKIADETVGTETESILPFLEEKGHPALTMDSLF is encoded by the coding sequence ATGGCAAATAAATTATTAAAACAAGCTTTTGACGGTGCGGTTATCGCTACCAGTTATGCAGAAATATTATTAGACCAGGCCATAAAGGAATATGGCGAAGACACTCCTGTCTGTTATCCGGACACAGCTTACAAGCTGCCTGTTATAACAGCTTTAAGCGGAGAAGATGTAAAAACGCTAAAGGACCTTGTTCCTATTTTAAACAGAGTAAGAAATGCATATGTTAAGCAAGACTTAACCTTCGAAGGCGGAAGGCTTAACGGCGAGGCAGCCTGCTATTCAGCGGAAATCATAGAAGCCTTAAGATATTTAAACGGTGCTAACCCCCATGTTGAACCCTGGACCGGATTCTTAACAGACCCGATTTTAAGAAAGTTCGGCGTTCCATTGGTTGACCTGACAATCCCTGGCGTTGCCGTTATACTTGGCAAGGCAAAGGACAGCAAGAGCGCTGCCAAAATAGTTAAGGACTTACAGAGTAAAGGTATAATGCTCATGCTTTGTAATGAAGTTATAGAACAGCTTCTCGAGGAAAATGTCAAGCTGGGTATTGATTATATAGCCTTCCCCCTGGGTAATTTCACACAGATTATCCATGCGGTAAACTTCGCATTAAGAGCAGGTCTTGCATTCGGCGGCATAGCTCCCGGAAAGAGACAGGAACAGCTGGATTATCAGAAAAGGCGTGTAATGGCATTCGTCCTTGCCCTTGGTGAACTTGACGAGGTGAGGGTAGCAGCAGGGCTTGGCGCTATAAATTTAGGTTTCCCTGTAATTTCTGACCAGAAGCTGGAAGACGAGATTCCTGATTGGTTTGTATCCGAACCGGATTACGATAAAATAGTAAACTTTGCATTGGAGCTTCGCGGAATTAAGCTTAAGATAGTAGACATTCCTGTTCCTATAACTATAGGACCTGCTTTCGAAGGCGAAACCATAAGAAGAGCTGACACTTATGTTGAATTCGGCGGCGGAAAGACTACAGCATATGAGCTTGTAAAGATGGTAGGCGCTGATGAAATAGAAGACGGAAAGATAACGGTTGTAGGACCTGAAATTGATGATATCGAAGAAGGTTCAAGGCTGCCTATAGGAACTTACGTAAAAATATACGGAAGAAAGATGCAAAGCGACTTCGAAGGCGTTCTTGAAAGAAGGCTTCACTACTTCACAAATTATGGCGAAGGCTTGTGGCACGTTGCCCAGAGAGATAATGCATGGATAAGGATAAGCAAGGATGCCAAAGCTAAGGGATTCAAATTTAAACACTTTGGTGAAATACTGATAGCAAAATTCAAGTCGGAATTCCCGGCAATAGTTGACCGTGTTGAAGTTGTAATATACACTGACCAGGCGAAGGTTGATGAAACCATTAAAGAAGCCAGGGCAATTTACGCAAGAAGGGATGAAAGGCTTAAGGGCTTAACGGATGAATCCGTTGAGGAATTCTATTCATGTACTCTTTGCCAGTCCTTTGCACCAAACCATGTTTGCGTAGTTTCCCCAGAGCGTGTAGGCCTCTGCGGTGCAGTTAGCTGGCTGGATGCAAAAGCTTCCTTCGAAATCAATCCTACCGGACCTAACAGTCCTATAAAGAAAGAAGGAACAATTGACGAAAACAAAGGTATGTGGCAGAGTGTAAATGAATTTGTTTACAATCATTCAAACAGGAACTTAGATACAGTTGCATTGTATACATTCATGGATACGCCGATGACGTCCTGCGGATGCTTCGAAGCAATACTTGCAATACTTCCTGAAGCAAACGGCTTGATGATAACTACCAGAGAACATTCGGGAATGACACCTTGCGGAATGTCCTTCTCCACACTGGCCGGTACAGTAGGCGGCGGCACTCAGTCCCCCGGCTTCATGGGCGTAGGAAGAAGATATATATTAAGTAAGAAATTCATCAAAGCTGACGGCGGTTTGGGAAGAATCGTATGGATGCCGAAAGAACTCAAGGAATACTTGAAAGATGAATTTGTAAAGAGAAGCGTTGAAGAAGGTTTGGGAGAAGACTTCATTGACAAGATTGCCGATGAAACTGTTGGAACAGAGACAGAATCAATACTCCCGTTCTTAGAGGAAAAAGGACATCCGGCTTTGACAATGGACTCTTTATTCTAA
- the acsC gene encoding acetyl-CoA decarbonylase/synthase complex subunit gamma yields MALTGLDIFKLLPKKNCKECGQATCLAFAMALAASKTSLDKCPYVSEEAKETLGGASAPPIKLVKVGKGDKEREMGDEVVLFRHDKAFYHPTCFAIEISDKLTGAELDAKIEKINGLVFERVGQKVSVDFAAVRNESGNADTFAAAVKEVAAKCNFALVLISTDPDAMAKALEVAGDTNPLIYCATVENYEKMVELAKKYSCPLAVRGNGLEETAALVEKVSASYKELVIDVGTNQLSQALAELTQTRRLSIKKKFRPFGYPVISFTSKDNPLDEVIEASVFVAKYASAVVLKADEKAQILPLMALRMNIYTDPQKPSQVEPKAYAIGNVTKNSPVYVTTNFSLTYYTVEGEVSGSKIPAYIISCPTDGISVLTGWAAGKFTPDKITEFIKACGIEELVDHRNLVIPGAVAVIKGALEEKSGWKVIVGPSEASGIPSFAKTHFA; encoded by the coding sequence ATGGCACTTACAGGACTAGATATCTTCAAATTATTACCTAAAAAGAATTGTAAAGAGTGCGGGCAGGCAACATGTCTTGCCTTTGCAATGGCATTGGCTGCTTCTAAAACTTCACTGGACAAATGCCCCTATGTTTCCGAAGAGGCGAAGGAAACGCTTGGCGGTGCATCTGCTCCTCCTATTAAGCTTGTTAAGGTTGGAAAAGGTGACAAGGAAAGAGAAATGGGCGATGAAGTAGTATTGTTCAGGCATGATAAGGCATTTTATCATCCTACATGCTTCGCAATCGAAATTTCCGATAAATTAACCGGTGCTGAACTGGATGCAAAAATTGAAAAAATAAACGGATTGGTATTCGAAAGAGTAGGACAGAAGGTTTCCGTTGATTTTGCAGCCGTTAGAAATGAATCAGGAAATGCCGATACTTTTGCAGCTGCCGTAAAGGAAGTCGCAGCTAAATGTAATTTTGCCCTTGTCTTAATAAGCACCGATCCCGATGCAATGGCGAAGGCTTTAGAAGTTGCAGGAGATACAAATCCATTGATATATTGTGCAACGGTCGAAAATTATGAAAAAATGGTTGAACTTGCTAAGAAATATAGCTGTCCTCTTGCAGTAAGAGGAAACGGACTTGAAGAAACTGCAGCTTTGGTTGAAAAAGTTTCAGCTTCTTATAAAGAATTGGTAATAGATGTAGGGACAAACCAGCTTTCACAGGCTTTAGCCGAATTAACTCAGACAAGAAGACTTTCAATAAAGAAAAAATTCAGACCTTTTGGATATCCGGTAATTTCATTCACATCAAAGGACAATCCACTGGACGAAGTAATAGAAGCCAGCGTATTTGTAGCTAAATATGCCAGCGCTGTTGTATTAAAAGCTGATGAAAAAGCACAGATTCTTCCTCTCATGGCTTTGAGAATGAACATATATACAGATCCTCAGAAGCCGAGCCAGGTAGAGCCTAAAGCATACGCAATAGGAAACGTTACAAAGAATTCACCGGTATATGTAACTACCAACTTCTCATTGACTTATTACACAGTTGAAGGCGAAGTTTCCGGAAGTAAAATACCTGCATACATCATATCCTGTCCAACAGACGGTATATCAGTTTTAACAGGGTGGGCAGCAGGCAAATTCACTCCCGACAAGATTACAGAATTTATTAAAGCTTGTGGAATTGAAGAGTTGGTAGACCACAGAAATCTGGTTATACCGGGAGCTGTTGCAGTAATTAAAGGAGCGCTTGAAGAAAAATCAGGCTGGAAGGTAATCGTAGGGCCAAGTGAAGCTTCAGGCATTCCTTCCTTTGCAAAGACTCATTTCGCATAA